A genome region from Marinitoga litoralis includes the following:
- a CDS encoding HD-GYP domain-containing protein: KYKKTSIKEFNELYDLLMKNLEMIKAPYINTIYDNEILNKNLNVLKSENIAIIMFLDSFKKLMYNKINFRTFELAYKRIIDELPFESDLIKENLNVLFEELSLKIIETENIKRNYYEQIEILFQVLGEISEIREYSLKKNRLLGDLSILIGKKLNLDELALKGLYYGALVHDIGKSFIPDEILLKSEPLNEKEWKIIKRHTKYGFLLLKNINVYPFSVISKIVLTHHEKWNGSGYPYGLSEDEIPIESRIVSLIDTFISLITDKPYRKAYSLDEALEIIKSERGKSFDPKLVDIFVKNYNEIKKLVE; this comes from the coding sequence AAAATACAAAAAAACATCCATAAAAGAGTTTAATGAACTTTATGATTTATTAATGAAAAACTTAGAAATGATAAAAGCTCCATACATTAATACCATTTATGATAATGAAATACTTAATAAAAACTTAAATGTTTTAAAAAGCGAAAATATAGCAATAATAATGTTTTTAGATTCTTTTAAAAAATTAATGTATAATAAAATAAATTTTAGAACATTTGAATTAGCTTATAAAAGAATTATAGATGAATTACCTTTTGAATCTGATTTAATAAAAGAAAATTTAAATGTTTTATTCGAAGAACTAAGTTTAAAAATTATAGAGACTGAAAATATTAAAAGAAATTATTATGAACAAATAGAAATTTTATTCCAAGTTTTAGGTGAAATATCAGAAATTAGAGAATATAGTTTAAAAAAGAATAGACTATTAGGAGATTTATCAATATTAATAGGAAAAAAACTAAATTTAGACGAATTAGCTTTAAAAGGCTTATATTATGGAGCTTTAGTGCATGATATTGGTAAATCGTTTATACCAGATGAAATTTTATTGAAATCAGAACCTCTTAATGAAAAAGAATGGAAAATAATAAAAAGACACACAAAATATGGATTTTTATTATTAAAAAATATAAATGTATATCCATTTAGTGTTATTTCAAAAATTGTTTTAACTCATCATGAAAAATGGAATGGAAGCGGTTATCCATATGGATTGTCAGAAGATGAAATACCAATAGAAAGTAGAATTGTATCACTTATTGATACTTTTATATCTTTAATAACAGATAAACCATATAGAAAAGCATATTCTTTAGATGAAGCTCTTGAAATAATCAAATCAGAAAGAGGTAAAAGTTTTGATCCTAAATTGGTTGATATATTTGTAAAAAATTATAATGAAATAAAAAAATTAGTAGAATAA
- the hflX gene encoding GTPase HflX, whose protein sequence is MEENMNGIIVAVNTGDLDFDKQIDELRLLCSNIGIDIQLEIIQKRNNYDKKYYIGKGKFQDLVELVKTYNIDVVVFNDALSNSQRRNIQNLLEETQIIDRNEVILEIFKRNARTAEAKLQVELATLTYELPKLIGMGKELSRIGGGARGTGTGTRGSGETLLEYRRRNIKDRISHLKKELDELEKVRKTKNKKRNDSYITQISILGYTSAGKSTLLKGLTNDNNILISKKLFSTLSTLTRKVVFPSGLPTIFSDTVGFIRKLPVKLIESFKSTLDEINYADAIIELIDISEENFEDKLKIVDNTIDSILVNDVPKILVFNKIDKLSLEQIQHIKILYPNALLVSAKSKESIHEFLLSLENKLLEYNVIKSEKVFFEFKDMWKLEKLKENIGIKSQIETKNGYIVEILAKENFLNKLKKEMPL, encoded by the coding sequence ATGGAAGAGAATATGAATGGGATAATTGTTGCTGTAAACACTGGTGATTTAGATTTTGATAAGCAAATTGATGAATTGAGATTATTATGTAGCAATATTGGTATAGATATACAATTAGAAATTATACAAAAAAGGAATAATTATGATAAAAAATATTATATTGGAAAAGGAAAATTTCAAGATCTCGTTGAATTAGTTAAAACATATAATATTGATGTTGTTGTTTTTAATGATGCTCTTTCTAATTCTCAAAGAAGAAATATACAAAATCTTCTTGAAGAAACTCAAATTATAGATAGAAATGAAGTTATACTTGAAATTTTTAAAAGAAATGCAAGAACTGCAGAAGCAAAACTACAAGTGGAATTAGCTACATTAACATATGAATTGCCTAAATTAATAGGTATGGGTAAAGAATTATCTAGAATAGGTGGAGGTGCTAGAGGAACTGGAACTGGAACTAGAGGTTCTGGTGAAACATTACTTGAATATAGGAGAAGAAATATAAAAGATAGAATTAGCCATTTGAAAAAAGAGCTTGATGAATTAGAAAAAGTCAGAAAAACTAAAAACAAAAAAAGAAATGATTCTTATATAACTCAAATTTCAATTTTAGGTTATACAAGTGCAGGTAAATCTACATTATTAAAAGGATTAACTAATGATAATAATATATTAATTTCAAAAAAATTATTTTCTACACTATCTACACTTACAAGAAAGGTTGTTTTCCCATCAGGATTACCTACAATATTTTCCGATACAGTTGGATTTATACGTAAATTACCTGTGAAATTAATTGAATCATTTAAATCAACATTAGACGAAATTAATTATGCTGATGCTATTATTGAATTAATTGATATAAGTGAAGAAAATTTTGAAGATAAACTTAAAATAGTTGATAATACTATAGATAGTATATTAGTAAATGATGTTCCTAAAATATTAGTATTTAATAAAATTGATAAATTAAGCTTAGAACAAATACAACATATAAAAATATTATATCCAAATGCATTGTTAGTAAGTGCCAAATCAAAAGAAAGTATTCATGAATTCTTATTATCTTTAGAAAACAAATTGTTGGAATATAATGTTATTAAATCGGAAAAGGTATTTTTTGAATTTAAAGATATGTGGAAATTGGAAAAATTAAAAGAAAACATAGGAATAAAAAGTCAAATTGAAACTAAAAATGGTTATATTGTAGAAATATTAGCAAAAGAAAACTTTTTAAATAAATTGAAAAAAGAAATGCCTCTTTAA
- a CDS encoding DUF2238 domain-containing protein, with protein MIIEKIKKETYNISNFLSKDKIIREALFSPNKKYYKFLHYFNIFFSVINIVPLIGLFFNFNLPYLFGYTIYALGIYIIWAFEWVTDFVVFEEIKTFSIIQIALHSFFGLYLGFYDKYPYYDDILHISGGIWLAMIIFPIILSLELTFSRQKIPTLITKVNFYTFSVALTMGTLWEIFEFTSDLMFAGYPGYRLAQEGSLFDTMMDLIYDSFGSVVGIWLFWKILKRLNKNRDMYLLLEQIGLALRRFLDKKEAIESDSN; from the coding sequence ATGATAATAGAAAAAATAAAAAAAGAGACATATAATATCTCTAATTTTTTATCAAAAGATAAGATAATAAGAGAAGCATTATTTTCTCCAAATAAAAAATATTATAAGTTTCTTCATTATTTTAATATATTTTTCTCTGTTATAAATATAGTACCATTAATAGGTTTATTTTTTAACTTTAATTTGCCATATTTATTTGGATATACAATTTATGCATTAGGTATATATATAATTTGGGCATTTGAATGGGTTACTGATTTTGTCGTTTTTGAAGAAATAAAAACTTTTTCAATAATTCAAATAGCTCTACATAGTTTTTTTGGACTTTATTTGGGATTCTATGATAAATATCCATATTATGATGATATATTACATATATCAGGTGGAATATGGTTAGCAATGATTATATTCCCTATTATATTATCATTAGAATTAACTTTTTCTAGACAAAAAATTCCAACATTAATTACAAAGGTCAATTTTTATACATTTTCTGTTGCTTTAACTATGGGAACGCTGTGGGAAATATTTGAATTCACTTCTGATTTAATGTTTGCAGGATATCCTGGATATCGCTTAGCTCAAGAGGGAAGTCTATTTGATACTATGATGGATTTAATTTATGATTCTTTTGGAAGTGTTGTTGGAATATGGTTATTTTGGAAAATATTAAAAAGATTAAATAAAAATAGAGATATGTATTTATTATTAGAACAGATAGGATTAGCG